In Methanofollis aquaemaris, the genomic window CGACCCTGGAGGATTAGGGGACGATGGAAGCGCCCGGATAATTCCGGCACCTTCAAGGGGGCCGCTCCCCACCCTTCGGTCATGGTCATATTTTCAGTGCTCTTCATCTATTTCCCGGTCTATTTTCTCTGCGGCGTCTGCGCCGCGGTCTATACCGTGCTCCTCGAAAAAATTCCGTCCAGGCGCCTCGCCGCCGCCGTCCCGGTCGCGGTCGTCGCACTCTGGGTGGTCTGGGCTGCGGCCGTCGCCGCGGACCACGCCCTCCTCCTCGCCGTCAACCTCAGCGCCTTCTTCGTCTTCGACCCGATGATCGTCGTCGCTCTCCTCCCCCTTGTCAGGCGCTACGCCCACCCGCACCGTGCCTGGGCCTGGGCAGGCGGCGTCGCGGCGGTGGTGCTCATCGTTGAACTGATCCAGGGAGCGCTCATGCCGTCGATGCCCGCGGTCCCCCCGCCGGTCCCGGGGTCTGAGGAGTTCCTGGACGAACTCACGAAGGGGTGCGTGGCCGCCCTCAAGACGGCCGGGTACGCCCTGGTCGGGTATGCGGCCCTTGCGGTTCTCGTGTACTGCCACCGGGAGGGCAAAGCGGTTGAGGAGGCGGGAGAGGAGTAACTCAGACCCGCCCCATATCCTTGAACCGCTCCGCGAGCGTCGCAAGCCTCCTTTCGGGGAGATCTTCGCGCAGCAGCCCGAAGAACAACCACGCGCAGACGCGCTCCTTTGCAAGCATCGCGGCGACCGCCGGGAGGTCGTCTCTCGTAAGATAGGTGAAGGTGAGTCGGGACGTCATCTGATCACGACAGTCTCGCTCGCAGGAAAGATGGGCTATCTCCTCCTGCGCCGACCCGTGCGCTTATGCCCCCTGAGATCAGACCTCTTCGGGTTATGGCTCAGTACTCACCCGGCGACGTGGTGCTGGCCCCGGTCAGGTTCGGGAGCGGCGAAGGACCGAAGGTGCGGCCCGCGGTCGTCGTCGGCGAAGAGGCCGGCGGATTCATCGAAGTCTGCCCGGTCTCAAGCACCCCGCCCACCGACGCCCCCTTCGTCCCCATCGACCTCGAAGACTTTGCGCACGGCGGCCTCGACCTCTTCGATGAGAGTTATGTCCTCACTGCCCACCTCTCCACCCTCAGAGGCCGCGAGGTCTGCGGGAAGAAAGGACGACTGGACGCCGGGACCGTCGATATGATCGTCGGGGCGATCCCCGGCCGCCGGCGTGCGCGGCGGTAGCACAATACTATATTGATCCTGGCCCCATACCCGATCAGTGTGTCGATAAAGGTAGAACTGCTTGCCATCACCCCTGACGCCGAACGGCTGATCGAGAGCGCCGGAAGGACCGCCTACCGCTCCTTCGACCGCCAGGCTCCGGGCAGTGAGAAGAAATTTATCAGGATGATCGTGAAAAACGGGCACGAGTCCGTGCTCGAGCACGCCTACGCCACGTTCAGGATATCGGGGATCTCCCGCGCCTGCTCCCACCAACTTGTCCGCCACCGCCTCTGCGCCATCACCCAGCAGTCGCAACGCTACGTCTCCGAAGACGACTTCCCGGCCGTCGAACCCGCGTCCGTCGCCGGGAACGAGGAGGCGCACGCCCTCTATGCCGAATATCTTGAGCGGACGCGCGAGACCTATAAAGCGCTCGCCGACCTCGGCGTAAGGCGGGAAGACGCCCGGTTCGTCCTCCCCAACGCCACCGAGACCGAGATGGTCGTCAGCGCCAACATGCGCGAGTGGCGGCATATCGTCGGCCTGCGGGGGAGCCGCGGGGCGCAGTGGGAGATCAGGGCGCTCGCCATCGCACTCCTCCGCATCTTCCGGGACCACGTTCCGACGGTCTTCTGCGACTTCGAGGTGGACGAAGAGCAGCAGGTGATCAGGCGGGTCGAGGTCTGAACCCCGGCCCCTGGATCTTTTTTGTGCGAGGCCCGTCACCCCGCCCTGACCAGGCTTCCCGAGCCTGAGATCTCCTGAGTCACGACGGGATCGCCGCGGTAGATGGCCGCCCCGCTGCCCGCAATCTGCACGTCGAGCGCCCCGGTCGCCAGCACTTCGGCCGCGCCCGATCCGCTGATCACAAGGTTTGTCCGTTCGGTCGTCAGGTCGAAGCCCTTGAGTGCTCCCGACCCGCTGATCCCGGCATTGTGTTCGGCCGCCGTCCCGGAGAGTCGCGCCTCCCCCGATCCCGAGATGGTGGTCTCCAGGGTGGTCACGTTCATGCCGAGGTCGAGGTTACCGGACCCGCTGATCGCCGTCTCCAGACGCCCGGCGACGATCTCGTTCTCGCCCTGCACCGTGCCCGACCCGCTCACCGAGAGACGTTGCACCTCCTCCATCGTCACCCTGACGATGACCGGCCTGGTGTTCCGGACGCATGCGGCGTCGAGGTCGACGACCAGCACCCCGTCGGAGACGCGGGTCTGCACCAGGGGTACGATGTTGTCCTCGGCTTCGATCACGAGCGGCCCGGATGCGCCCTGCGTCACCATCACCGTCGCGAAGGTGTTGAGTTCCACGCTCTGAAACGCCCCGACATCCCGTGTCTCCGATACCACGTTCCCCGACCCGACCGTGCAGGGGGGCTGGACACACCCTGCCGTCAGCACGAGGACGAGCAGCACCGCCGCCGCCGCGAAAAGATATCGTATCATCGTCATCACCCGCTGTCCCTCATGACGGGGGGCGATAAAAAAAGATAGGTCTATAGACTCTCGTCCACGACCGTCGAGACCGGCACCCCGGCCCCGATCCACCACTCGCCGTCCACCGGGAGGATGTAGTCGAGACGTTGCCCGGAGCCTTCGGGGGTTGAGATGAGATACCCGCCGCCGTTCTCCGCGACCGCCGCGCCCTCGACGACATAATGGACGCCGTACTCCCCGACGGCGCCCGAGCAATCGGTACCTTCGGCATCGGGCCGGGCGGGATCGGCGAGGAGCACGCCGTCGCGGCTGAAGGCATAGACCGGGTGGCCGCCGACGGCGAACTCCCCGGCGGGGTCGCGGAACGCGTCGAGCGCCGCGTCCTTCCCCTCGCACAGCGCGTACTCCCTCGCCTCCTCGACCGCACCGGTCAGGTTGGCGAGGACGGAGAGGGGTTTGCCGCTCTCAGGGTCCGCGAGGTCGGCGAGGTAGACTCCCGACCCGATCCACCAGTCGTCTCCCGCCTTCTTCACGTACCCGAGTTTCGGGGTGAGCGTGAAGTTGTCGGCCGGGTCCTGGTACATGAACATGAAGTAGCCCTCGCCGATCGCCGCCGTCTCGCAGAGCCCCTTCACCAGGAGAAGACCGTGGGGATCGGTGGCGTTCATCCTGGACACCCCGACCTTCTGCGGGTGGACCGGGTGGGCAAGGGTCGTGCCGTTGAAGTCCTCGACGTACAGGTAGAGGTTCCCGTCCACGAACTCGCCGTCGCGCTTCCCGAAGTCACTGAGCGCCTGTTCCTTCCCGACCGCGTCCGCATGCTCACAGGCCTCTCTGACAAAGGTGACCACGTCGCCGAGCGTCCGCCCGTCGCACGAGGGTGCGGCCCTCTCATCGCCGGCGATGTCGCTGAGGTACAGCCCCGACCCGACCCACCATCTGTCGTCCACCGGGAGGACATAGCCGAGTTTCAGTTCGGGCGCTCCGCCTTTTGCCGGGTTCTCCCAGCCGAAGACGACGAACCCGCCGCCGTTCCTCGCGGTCTCCGCACAGACTTCGATGACCTTGACCCCGTACGGCCCCACGTACCCGGAGAGGTCGGTGCCGATCATGCCGGGGGCGAGGTACGGGTGGGCGACGAGGGTGCCGTCGTAGTCGTAGGCGTAGAGGTAGAGGTTGCCATCCGTGAACCGGCCGTCCTGTTTGTCGATCTCTGCCAGGGCGGCGGCGGTGCCGTTCTCATGGGCGTACGCGACCGCAGAGCGGGTGAGGGCGGTCATGGTGGTGACCTCCGAGGGCAGTTCCCCGGTCGACTCGTCGACATAGTCGGAGAGGTAGACCCCCGACCCGATCCACCAGGTGTCGTCCACCTTCTCGACATATCCCAGTTTGACCTCGTAGAGGTTCTGCATCTCCTCGTCGATCTCCCGCTCTTCGCCGGGCGGGGGATACATGTAGACGACGTACCCGCTCCCGCCCCTGGCGACATCGCTTGCCGCCTGGACGAAACGGAGCCCATTTGCGGTGGTCCAGTTCGTCCGGTCGGTCCCGACCTTCTCCGGTTGGTACGGATGGGCAAGGAGCGTGTTGTTGAAGTCGTAGGCGTAGAGGTAGAGATTTCCTCTGACAAAGGTTCCGTTTTTATCGGAGAATGCTGCGAGAGCCTCGTCTTTGTCGACGCTCCGGGCGTAGGCGGCGGCGTCATGGACATATGCTTCCAGATCGTCCCCGGTGGTCCCGGTGCTCTGGTCTGTCTCTCCGGTCATACACCCGGCACAACAGAGCGCCAGGAGGAGTACGGCCGTGATGCCGATGAAGACAGCGGCGGACCTGTTCATGGGGTTTCATTGACTCCATCGTTTTTGACTCTTTTGAAATCATGCTCGATTTTTATCTCTTTACCCGTATGGAACACAGATCCGTCTTCTCCTGCCGGCCGGCCCGCCATGTATATCGGCAGCGTGGACCCATAGATAGGATACTTACGCCATGGTCGACACCCGCCGTCTCTCCTACCTCTACGCCCTCGTCGCCGCCTTCCTCTTCGGGAGCGGAGCGCCTGTGGCAAAACTCTTCCTCGGCGATGTCCCGCCGGTCACCCTCGCCGCCCTCTTCTACCTGGGCAGCGGCCTTGCCCTCGCCGTCTTCCTCGCGGTCTGCCGTTTGTGCGGCCGCGACCGGCACGGTGCCGAGGCCCCGCTCGGCCGCGCCGATCTCCCCTGGCTTGCTGGCGTCGTCCTCTTCGGGGGGTTCCTCGCCCCGGTCACCCTCATGTGCTCCCTTGCCTCCACCCCGGCGGCCACCGCCGCCCTCCTCCTCAACTTCGAGGCCGTGGCCACCGCCGCCATCGCTGCGTTTCTCTTCGCCGAGGCGGTCGGGAAGCGGACTTGGGCGGCGCTCGGACTGATCACCGCATCGTGTGCGATCCTCTCCTGGGAAGGCAACGGCGCCGCCGGGTTTTCCGTGGCAGCCGTCGGCGTCCTCCTCGCCGCCACCTTCTGGGGGATGGACAACAACCTCGCCCGCAACCTCTCGGCCAGAGATCCGCTTGCCATCGTGACCGTCAAGGGCCTTTGCGCCGGGACGCTCTCCCTCCTCGTCGCCACCCTCATCGCCGAACCCCTGCCCCCCCCGACGACCTGCCTTGCGGCGATGGCGGTCGGCTGCATCAGTTACGGCGGCCTGACCAGCATCCTCTTCATCCTCTCGCTGCGGGCCGTCGGAACGGCGAGGACCGGATCGATCGTGGCCATCGCCCCTTTCTTCGGCGTCGCGGCTTCCTTCCTCCTGTACGCCGCCCCGATCGATCCCGCCTTCTATCTCGCCCTCCCGGTGATGGCCCTCGGCGCCTGGTTCCTGGTCACCGAACGGCACGCCCACCTCCACCGCCATCCTGCCGGCGTCCACGAGCACCGGCACCGGCACGACGATCTCCACCACGACGGCCACCCCCACCCGCCCGGCACCCCGCCGCTCGACGCCGGGGGCTGCCACTCCCACCCGCATGCCCACCAGGAGATCGTCCACGACCATCCCCATCTCCCCGACATTCACCATCGCCACCGGCACCCGTGAACGGGTCTGTGGGAGAATGAAAGGGTGGCTATGTACCTTTTTTCGTCAACTTTCCGGGTTTTTTCCATGTTCTGGTCGGTTCCGTGCAGAAAATGGTCGGATCACCCGGTGAAGAAGATACCCTTATATTCTTTCAGCAGAAATGGGTGCAGGAATAGATCTGATTCGTGGAGTTGAT contains:
- a CDS encoding GNAT family N-acetyltransferase produces the protein MTSRLTFTYLTRDDLPAVAAMLAKERVCAWLFFGLLREDLPERRLATLAERFKDMGRV
- a CDS encoding type II toxin-antitoxin system PemK/MazF family toxin, whose amino-acid sequence is MAQYSPGDVVLAPVRFGSGEGPKVRPAVVVGEEAGGFIEVCPVSSTPPTDAPFVPIDLEDFAHGGLDLFDESYVLTAHLSTLRGREVCGKKGRLDAGTVDMIVGAIPGRRRARR
- the thyX gene encoding FAD-dependent thymidylate synthase, which gives rise to MSIKVELLAITPDAERLIESAGRTAYRSFDRQAPGSEKKFIRMIVKNGHESVLEHAYATFRISGISRACSHQLVRHRLCAITQQSQRYVSEDDFPAVEPASVAGNEEAHALYAEYLERTRETYKALADLGVRREDARFVLPNATETEMVVSANMREWRHIVGLRGSRGAQWEIRALAIALLRIFRDHVPTVFCDFEVDEEQQVIRRVEV
- a CDS encoding head GIN domain-containing protein gives rise to the protein MIRYLFAAAAVLLVLVLTAGCVQPPCTVGSGNVVSETRDVGAFQSVELNTFATVMVTQGASGPLVIEAEDNIVPLVQTRVSDGVLVVDLDAACVRNTRPVIVRVTMEEVQRLSVSGSGTVQGENEIVAGRLETAISGSGNLDLGMNVTTLETTISGSGEARLSGTAAEHNAGISGSGALKGFDLTTERTNLVISGSGAAEVLATGALDVQIAGSGAAIYRGDPVVTQEISGSGSLVRAG
- a CDS encoding cache domain-containing protein; protein product: MNRSAAVFIGITAVLLLALCCAGCMTGETDQSTGTTGDDLEAYVHDAAAYARSVDKDEALAAFSDKNGTFVRGNLYLYAYDFNNTLLAHPYQPEKVGTDRTNWTTANGLRFVQAASDVARGGSGYVVYMYPPPGEEREIDEEMQNLYEVKLGYVEKVDDTWWIGSGVYLSDYVDESTGELPSEVTTMTALTRSAVAYAHENGTAAALAEIDKQDGRFTDGNLYLYAYDYDGTLVAHPYLAPGMIGTDLSGYVGPYGVKVIEVCAETARNGGGFVVFGWENPAKGGAPELKLGYVLPVDDRWWVGSGLYLSDIAGDERAAPSCDGRTLGDVVTFVREACEHADAVGKEQALSDFGKRDGEFVDGNLYLYVEDFNGTTLAHPVHPQKVGVSRMNATDPHGLLLVKGLCETAAIGEGYFMFMYQDPADNFTLTPKLGYVKKAGDDWWIGSGVYLADLADPESGKPLSVLANLTGAVEEAREYALCEGKDAALDAFRDPAGEFAVGGHPVYAFSRDGVLLADPARPDAEGTDCSGAVGEYGVHYVVEGAAVAENGGGYLISTPEGSGQRLDYILPVDGEWWIGAGVPVSTVVDESL
- a CDS encoding DMT family transporter; protein product: MVDTRRLSYLYALVAAFLFGSGAPVAKLFLGDVPPVTLAALFYLGSGLALAVFLAVCRLCGRDRHGAEAPLGRADLPWLAGVVLFGGFLAPVTLMCSLASTPAATAALLLNFEAVATAAIAAFLFAEAVGKRTWAALGLITASCAILSWEGNGAAGFSVAAVGVLLAATFWGMDNNLARNLSARDPLAIVTVKGLCAGTLSLLVATLIAEPLPPPTTCLAAMAVGCISYGGLTSILFILSLRAVGTARTGSIVAIAPFFGVAASFLLYAAPIDPAFYLALPVMALGAWFLVTERHAHLHRHPAGVHEHRHRHDDLHHDGHPHPPGTPPLDAGGCHSHPHAHQEIVHDHPHLPDIHHRHRHP